The following proteins come from a genomic window of Pseudomonas sp. MAG733B:
- a CDS encoding PilZ domain-containing protein, protein MGRFIPHPDDVPVELTLLKPECISRRQLHTISLGGMACNYHRAWRHGTALEVRMPTLNPDMRFLGYVAWCLRRKRGYLVGIAFVDEQTLFSARMGEQVCQIERYCRQHDAHNDLQEVQALALEWVQEHADEFSHETVRKAFAQPVVD, encoded by the coding sequence ATGGGACGATTTATTCCTCATCCTGACGATGTGCCTGTGGAATTAACGCTGCTCAAACCTGAGTGTATTTCGCGGCGCCAGCTGCACACTATCAGCCTCGGGGGCATGGCTTGCAATTATCACCGCGCATGGCGCCACGGCACGGCGCTGGAAGTGCGCATGCCGACGCTGAACCCCGACATGCGCTTTCTGGGCTATGTGGCCTGGTGCCTGCGACGAAAACGCGGCTATCTGGTGGGCATTGCCTTCGTCGACGAGCAGACGCTGTTCAGTGCCCGGATGGGCGAGCAGGTGTGCCAGATCGAGCGTTATTGCCGCCAGCACGACGCCCATAATGATCTGCAGGAAGTTCAGGCGCTGGCCCTTGAATGGGTTCAGGAGCACGCCGACGAGTTCTCCCACGAAACGGTTCGCAAGGCATTTGCCCAGCCTGTGGTGGATTAA
- a CDS encoding thioredoxin family protein: MNTDSMCRPSDIVSPSIVVELELTDFDADQRLLTMNGVSLVIFTSVGCSSCRFAREQLPALDLVVDRLCWIDAGNNGGVVERYQVFHLPALFVVRDGEFFGALHSRLTGTELNRAIRQALSRTAEELP, from the coding sequence ATGAACACGGACTCCATGTGTCGGCCATCTGACATTGTTTCCCCCAGTATAGTGGTCGAATTGGAACTGACCGATTTCGACGCCGACCAACGGCTGCTGACGATGAATGGTGTGTCACTGGTTATTTTCACCAGTGTCGGCTGTTCCAGTTGCCGTTTCGCCCGTGAGCAATTGCCGGCACTCGATCTGGTCGTCGATCGACTGTGCTGGATCGATGCGGGGAACAATGGCGGGGTGGTCGAGCGTTATCAGGTCTTTCATTTGCCGGCGCTGTTTGTGGTGCGCGACGGTGAGTTCTTCGGGGCATTGCATTCGCGCCTGACCGGCACCGAGCTCAATCGGGCGATACGTCAGGCGCTGAGTCGAACAGCAGAGGAGTTGCCATGA
- a CDS encoding alpha/beta hydrolase, giving the protein MNTFSKVLTGTLLALSVHSAFAGDVEHNTQAFLDVLNAGTGKPMEQMTPADARAVLVGAQAGVKLTLPKADVSQKTIQVDGQPLSLTIVRPAGVKGELPVFMFFHGGGWVLGDFPTHERLVRDLVVGSGAAAVFVNYTPSPEAHYPVAINQAYAATKWVAEHGKEINVDGKRLAVAGNSVGGNMAAVVALMAKDKGTPAIKFQVLLWPVTDANFDTGSYNQFAEGHFLTRNMMKWFWDNYTTDAKQRNEIYASPLRATPAQLKGLPPALVQTAGADVLRDEGEAYARKLDEAGVPVTSVRYNGMIHDYGLLNVVSQVPAVRSAMLQASQELKEHLK; this is encoded by the coding sequence ATGAACACTTTCAGCAAAGTCTTGACCGGTACCCTTCTCGCTCTGTCCGTCCACAGTGCATTCGCCGGCGACGTTGAACACAACACCCAGGCATTCCTTGATGTGCTGAATGCCGGCACCGGCAAACCGATGGAGCAGATGACGCCTGCCGATGCCCGCGCCGTACTGGTGGGTGCGCAGGCCGGGGTCAAGCTGACGCTGCCAAAAGCCGATGTCAGCCAGAAGACCATTCAGGTCGACGGCCAACCACTGAGCTTGACCATCGTCCGGCCGGCCGGGGTCAAGGGCGAGTTGCCGGTGTTCATGTTCTTCCACGGTGGTGGCTGGGTATTGGGGGACTTCCCGACCCACGAACGACTGGTTCGTGACCTGGTTGTCGGTTCGGGTGCAGCAGCGGTTTTCGTCAATTACACACCGTCGCCGGAAGCGCATTACCCGGTGGCGATCAACCAGGCTTACGCCGCGACCAAATGGGTGGCCGAGCACGGTAAAGAGATCAACGTCGATGGCAAACGCCTGGCCGTGGCCGGCAACAGCGTCGGCGGCAACATGGCAGCCGTGGTCGCACTGATGGCCAAAGACAAGGGCACACCGGCGATCAAGTTCCAGGTACTGCTGTGGCCGGTGACCGATGCCAACTTCGATACCGGTTCCTACAACCAGTTTGCCGAAGGGCACTTCCTCACCAGAAACATGATGAAGTGGTTCTGGGACAACTACACCACCGATGCCAAACAGCGTAACGAGATCTACGCCTCACCACTGCGGGCAACCCCGGCACAACTCAAAGGCTTGCCACCAGCCCTGGTGCAAACGGCAGGCGCCGACGTACTGCGCGATGAAGGCGAAGCCTACGCCCGCAAACTCGATGAAGCCGGCGTGCCGGTGACCTCGGTTCGCTACAACGGCATGATTCACGACTACGGTTTGCTCAACGTGGTGAGCCAGGTGCCGGCGGTGCGTTCGGCGATGTTGCAGGCTTCGCAAGAGCTCAAGGAACACCTGAAATAA
- the oprI gene encoding outer membrane lipoprotei OprI, translating to MNNVLKFSALALAAVLATGCSSASKETEARLTATEDAAARSQARADEAYRKADEALAAAQKAQQTADEANERALRMLEKASRK from the coding sequence ATGAACAACGTTCTGAAATTCTCTGCTCTGGCTCTGGCCGCAGTTCTGGCTACCGGTTGCAGCAGCGCATCGAAAGAAACCGAAGCACGTCTGACCGCTACTGAAGACGCAGCTGCTCGCTCCCAGGCTCGTGCAGACGAAGCTTACCGTAAAGCTGATGAAGCTCTGGCTGCTGCTCAAAAAGCACAACAGACTGCTGACGAAGCTAACGAGCGTGCTCTGCGCATGCTGGAAAAAGCTAGCCGCAAGTAA
- the cysB gene encoding HTH-type transcriptional regulator CysB yields the protein MKLQQLRYIWEVAHHDLNVSATAQSLYTSQPGISKQIRLLEDELGVEVFARSGKHLTRVTPAGERIITTAGEILRKVESIKQIAQEFSNEKKGTLSIATTHTQARYALPPVISNFIKQYPDVALHMHQGSPMQIAEMAADGTVDFAIATEALELFGDLVMMPCYRWNRCVVVPQGHPLTKLSKLTLEALAEYPIVTYVFGFTGRSKLDEAFSHRGLTPKVVFTAADADVIKTYVRLGLGVGIVAKMAVDTKLDSDLVVLDASELFESSVTKIGFRRGTFLRGFMCDFIEKFAPHLTREVMAKAIQCHNKQELEELFDGVELPVH from the coding sequence ATGAAGCTTCAACAACTGCGCTACATCTGGGAAGTGGCGCACCACGACCTCAACGTTTCCGCTACAGCCCAAAGCCTTTACACATCGCAACCGGGCATCAGCAAACAGATCCGCCTGCTGGAAGACGAACTGGGCGTCGAGGTTTTTGCCCGTAGCGGCAAGCACCTGACCCGCGTCACTCCGGCGGGCGAGCGCATCATCACCACCGCTGGCGAGATCCTGCGCAAGGTGGAAAGCATCAAGCAGATCGCCCAGGAATTCTCCAACGAGAAGAAAGGCACCCTGTCGATCGCCACCACCCACACCCAGGCGCGTTATGCGTTGCCGCCGGTGATCAGTAATTTCATCAAGCAGTACCCGGACGTTGCCCTGCACATGCACCAGGGTTCGCCAATGCAGATCGCCGAAATGGCCGCTGACGGCACCGTCGATTTCGCCATCGCCACCGAAGCACTGGAGCTGTTCGGTGATCTGGTGATGATGCCGTGCTACCGCTGGAACCGCTGCGTGGTCGTGCCGCAGGGTCACCCGCTGACCAAGCTGTCGAAGCTGACCCTCGAAGCCCTGGCCGAATACCCGATCGTGACTTACGTGTTCGGTTTCACCGGCCGTTCGAAACTCGACGAAGCCTTCAGCCATCGCGGCCTGACGCCGAAAGTGGTGTTCACCGCCGCCGACGCCGACGTGATCAAGACTTATGTTCGCCTAGGCCTGGGCGTGGGTATCGTGGCGAAAATGGCCGTCGACACCAAGCTCGACAGCGATCTGGTGGTACTCGATGCCAGCGAATTGTTTGAATCCAGCGTGACCAAGATCGGCTTCCGTCGCGGTACGTTCCTGCGTGGTTTCATGTGCGACTTCATCGAGAAGTTCGCCCCGCACCTGACCCGCGAAGTCATGGCCAAAGCCATCCAGTGCCACAACAAGCAGGAACTGGAAGAGCTGTTCGACGGCGTCGAACTGCCAGTCCATTAA
- a CDS encoding transcription elongation factor GreAB: MNKQIVHQLILDKLRVDLDIAERAAQTAYETATHEENIAENKYDTLGLEASYLAAGQARRVEEIRQSLTLCQNLALRPYDEQRGIEVGALLGLEDEKGREQWLFLAPDAAGLKVDLVGQMITVITPRSPLGKSLLGKFEGDEVEILVAGARQQFAVTEVI, translated from the coding sequence ATGAATAAGCAAATCGTCCACCAACTGATTCTCGACAAACTGCGAGTCGACCTCGACATCGCCGAACGGGCCGCGCAGACCGCATACGAAACCGCGACCCACGAAGAAAACATCGCCGAAAACAAGTACGACACGCTGGGTCTGGAAGCGTCGTATCTGGCCGCCGGGCAGGCCAGGCGCGTGGAGGAAATTCGCCAGTCGCTGACGCTTTGCCAGAACCTGGCGCTGCGCCCTTATGACGAGCAGCGTGGCATTGAAGTCGGCGCACTGCTGGGGCTGGAAGACGAAAAGGGTCGCGAACAGTGGCTGTTTCTGGCACCTGATGCGGCGGGTCTGAAAGTCGATCTGGTCGGGCAGATGATTACCGTCATCACCCCGCGCTCACCGCTGGGCAAAAGCCTGCTGGGCAAGTTCGAAGGCGATGAGGTGGAGATTCTGGTGGCAGGCGCTCGGCAACAGTTCGCTGTCACCGAGGTCATCTAG
- the earP gene encoding elongation factor P maturation arginine rhamnosyltransferase EarP, with protein sequence MPEMPQMKKNRRWDIFCTVVDNYGDIGVTWRLARQLVAEHGLAVRLWVDDLRAFERMCPEIDIHVSQQWQQGVEVRQWPAQWLPTEAADVVIAAFACQLPSAYMDAMAEREKPPLWMNLDYLSAEDWVIGCHGLPSVKYKHVQKFFFFPGFQKGTGGLLRESGLLERRRQFQQSPEAQRAFLQSLGIDRAPGAQLISLFAYENAGLASWLDELAGDSSPTHLLVPEGRVLGDVERWLGVSDLKAGALHVRDALTVQVLPFVRQDQYDLLLWSCDFNAVRGEDSFVRAQWAGRPLLWHIYQQEEDVHLDKLEAFLALYVKDLSAPASEAISGLWRAWNAGEKMTDHWQSTRKHWPELEKHAETWCLEQALQADLATALVQFYGNWI encoded by the coding sequence ATGCCTGAAATGCCTCAAATGAAAAAAAACAGGCGCTGGGATATTTTTTGCACCGTGGTCGACAACTACGGTGACATCGGCGTGACCTGGCGTCTGGCCCGGCAACTGGTGGCCGAGCATGGGTTGGCGGTGCGTTTGTGGGTCGATGATCTGCGTGCTTTCGAGCGCATGTGCCCGGAAATCGACATCCATGTTTCGCAGCAATGGCAGCAAGGTGTCGAGGTGCGACAGTGGCCGGCGCAATGGCTGCCGACTGAAGCCGCGGATGTGGTGATCGCCGCGTTCGCCTGTCAGTTGCCGAGCGCCTACATGGACGCCATGGCCGAACGGGAAAAACCGCCGCTGTGGATGAACCTCGATTACCTGAGTGCCGAGGACTGGGTGATCGGCTGCCACGGTCTGCCGTCGGTCAAGTACAAGCACGTGCAGAAATTCTTCTTCTTTCCAGGGTTCCAGAAAGGCACGGGCGGCTTGTTGCGTGAAAGCGGTTTACTGGAACGTCGTCGACAGTTTCAGCAAAGTCCTGAAGCACAGAGAGCGTTCCTGCAAAGCCTGGGGATTGATCGAGCGCCAGGTGCGCAGCTGATTTCACTGTTTGCCTACGAAAATGCCGGGCTGGCCAGTTGGCTGGACGAATTGGCGGGTGATTCCTCACCCACGCATCTGCTGGTCCCGGAAGGGCGGGTGCTCGGCGATGTCGAGCGCTGGCTCGGCGTGAGCGATCTGAAGGCCGGCGCGCTGCATGTGCGCGATGCCTTGACCGTGCAAGTGCTGCCGTTCGTCCGACAGGATCAATACGACCTGTTGCTGTGGAGTTGTGATTTCAACGCAGTACGCGGTGAAGATTCTTTTGTCCGTGCCCAATGGGCGGGCCGGCCGCTGCTCTGGCACATCTATCAGCAGGAAGAGGACGTCCATCTGGACAAGCTTGAAGCCTTCCTCGCGCTCTATGTGAAAGACCTTTCAGCGCCTGCAAGCGAGGCGATCAGCGGTCTTTGGCGGGCGTGGAACGCCGGTGAGAAAATGACCGACCACTGGCAATCGACCCGTAAACACTGGCCAGAGCTGGAAAAACACGCCGAGACGTGGTGTCTGGAACAGGCCTTGCAGGCCGATCTTGCCACGGCGCTGGTACAGTTTTATGGAAATTGGATATGA
- a CDS encoding elongation factor P, with protein sequence MKTGKELKPGTVIRLENDPWLVQKAEFTKSGRNSAIMKTKLKNLLTGYKTEIVYSADDKLDDVILDRKEATLSFISGDTYTFMDTTDYTMYELNAEDIEAVLPFVEEGMTDVCEAIFFEERLVSVELPTTIVRQVDYTEGSARGDTSGKVMKPAKLKNGTELSVADFIEIGDMIEIDTREGGSYKGRAK encoded by the coding sequence ATGAAAACTGGTAAAGAACTGAAACCCGGTACCGTGATCCGTCTCGAAAACGATCCTTGGCTGGTTCAGAAAGCTGAATTCACCAAGTCGGGTCGTAACAGCGCGATCATGAAGACCAAGCTGAAAAACCTGCTGACCGGTTACAAGACCGAGATCGTTTACAGCGCCGATGACAAACTGGACGACGTAATCCTCGACCGCAAAGAAGCGACCCTGTCCTTCATCAGCGGCGACACCTACACGTTCATGGACACCACCGACTACACCATGTACGAGCTGAACGCTGAAGACATCGAAGCCGTTCTGCCTTTCGTTGAAGAAGGCATGACCGATGTTTGCGAAGCGATCTTCTTCGAAGAGCGTCTGGTTTCCGTAGAACTGCCGACCACCATCGTGCGTCAGGTTGACTACACCGAAGGTTCCGCTCGCGGCGACACTTCCGGCAAGGTGATGAAGCCTGCCAAGCTGAAGAACGGTACCGAACTGTCGGTTGCTGACTTCATCGAAATCGGCGACATGATCGAGATCGATACCCGCGAAGGCGGTTCCTACAAAGGCCGTGCTAAATAA
- a CDS encoding MarR family transcriptional regulator encodes MTTERNTPDNCDDLLLDNQACFALHSTSLMMTKVYKPLLQALGLTYPQYLAMMVLWEQDGLTVGEISARLLTDPGSLTPLLKRLEVEGVLSRTRSREDERVVIIELTEKGRALRDKARGIPQCILGASGMTLERLQKLQAELQELRRHLQDSL; translated from the coding sequence ATGACCACCGAGCGCAACACCCCGGACAACTGCGACGACCTGCTGCTGGACAACCAGGCCTGCTTCGCCCTGCACTCCACTTCGCTGATGATGACCAAGGTCTACAAACCCTTGTTGCAGGCGTTGGGCCTGACGTATCCGCAATACCTGGCGATGATGGTGCTGTGGGAACAGGACGGTTTGACCGTAGGCGAAATCAGCGCTCGCCTGCTGACCGATCCCGGCTCGCTCACGCCGCTGCTCAAACGCCTGGAAGTCGAAGGTGTGCTCAGCCGCACCCGCAGCCGTGAGGACGAGCGCGTGGTGATCATCGAACTCACCGAAAAAGGTCGCGCCTTGCGCGACAAGGCCCGAGGCATTCCCCAGTGCATCCTCGGCGCCAGCGGCATGACCCTGGAGCGATTGCAGAAGCTGCAAGCAGAGCTGCAAGAGCTGCGTCGTCACCTGCAAGACAGCCTCTAA
- a CDS encoding 3-deoxy-7-phosphoheptulonate synthase — protein sequence MADLPINDLNVASNETLITPDQLKRDIPLSDAALRTVTKGREVIRNILDGTDHRLFVVIGPCSIHDIKAAHEYAERLKVLAAEVSDTLYLVMRVYFEKPRTTVGWKGLINDPYLDDSFKIQDGLHIGRQLLLDLAEMGLPTATEALDPISPQYLQDLISWSAIGARTTESQTHREMASGLSSAVGFKNGTDGGLTVAINALQSVSSPHRFLGINQEGGVSIVTTKGNAYGHVVLRGGNGKPNYDSVSVALCEQALNKAKIKPNIMVDCSHANSNKDPALQPLVMENVANQILEGNQSIIGLMVESHLNWGCQAIPKDLADLQYGVSITDACIDWTATENTLRSMHAKLKDVLPKRDRT from the coding sequence ATGGCTGATTTACCGATCAACGACCTAAACGTCGCCTCCAATGAGACGCTGATCACTCCCGACCAGCTCAAGCGTGACATCCCCCTGAGCGACGCTGCCCTGCGCACCGTCACCAAGGGCCGCGAAGTCATTCGCAACATTCTGGATGGCACCGACCACCGTCTGTTCGTGGTCATCGGGCCTTGCTCGATCCACGACATCAAGGCAGCCCACGAATACGCCGAGCGCCTGAAGGTTCTCGCCGCGGAAGTGTCCGATACCCTGTATCTGGTCATGCGCGTGTATTTCGAGAAGCCGCGCACCACCGTCGGCTGGAAAGGCTTGATCAACGACCCGTATCTGGACGACTCGTTCAAGATCCAGGACGGTCTGCACATCGGCCGCCAGTTGCTGCTGGACCTGGCCGAAATGGGCCTGCCAACCGCCACCGAAGCCCTCGACCCGATCTCCCCGCAATACTTGCAGGACCTGATCAGCTGGTCGGCCATTGGCGCGCGCACCACCGAATCCCAGACTCACCGTGAAATGGCTTCGGGCCTGTCCTCGGCCGTCGGCTTCAAGAACGGCACCGACGGCGGCCTGACCGTGGCGATCAACGCCCTGCAATCGGTTTCCAGCCCGCACCGCTTCCTGGGGATCAACCAGGAAGGTGGCGTGTCGATCGTGACCACCAAGGGCAACGCCTACGGTCACGTCGTACTGCGCGGCGGCAACGGCAAGCCGAACTACGATTCGGTCAGCGTCGCCCTGTGCGAGCAGGCGCTGAACAAGGCCAAGATCAAGCCGAACATCATGGTCGATTGCAGCCACGCCAACTCCAACAAGGACCCGGCCCTGCAACCGCTGGTGATGGAGAACGTCGCCAACCAGATCCTCGAAGGCAACCAGTCAATCATCGGCCTGATGGTCGAGAGCCACCTGAACTGGGGCTGCCAGGCCATCCCGAAAGACCTCGCCGACCTGCAATACGGCGTGTCGATCACCGATGCCTGCATCGACTGGACCGCGACCGAAAACACCTTGCGCAGCATGCATGCCAAGCTCAAGGACGTACTGCCGAAACGCGATCGCACCTGA
- a CDS encoding GNAT family N-acetyltransferase, producing the protein MSEALSIHHDQAGHQFETNVDGHRAYLTYMDLGKQTLDIYRTFVPNALRGRGIAAALTEQALQYAEEMGYTVIPSCSYVERYMERHQRHAAKLSQ; encoded by the coding sequence ATGAGCGAGGCGTTGTCCATCCACCATGACCAGGCTGGTCATCAGTTCGAGACCAATGTGGACGGTCATCGTGCCTACCTGACTTATATGGATCTGGGGAAACAGACCCTGGATATCTATCGCACGTTTGTGCCTAACGCCTTGCGCGGTCGTGGCATTGCCGCGGCGTTGACCGAGCAGGCGCTGCAATACGCCGAGGAAATGGGCTACACCGTCATTCCATCGTGCTCCTACGTCGAGCGCTACATGGAGCGTCACCAGCGGCATGCGGCCAAGCTGAGCCAGTGA
- a CDS encoding organic hydroperoxide resistance protein encodes MQTLYTAVATSTGGRDGRAISSDNILDVKLATPKELGGAGGAATNPEQLFAAGYSACFIGALKFVASQTKRSIPNDASITAHVGIGQIPGGFGLDIDLHINLPGLEQADAQTLVDAAHQVCPYSNATRGNIEVRLHVTV; translated from the coding sequence ATGCAAACTCTCTACACCGCAGTTGCAACTTCCACCGGTGGCCGTGACGGTCGTGCGATTTCCAGTGACAACATTCTCGACGTCAAACTCGCTACCCCAAAAGAACTCGGCGGTGCTGGCGGTGCGGCAACCAACCCTGAACAACTGTTCGCCGCAGGCTACTCGGCCTGCTTCATCGGCGCCCTGAAATTCGTCGCCAGCCAGACCAAGCGCAGCATCCCGAACGACGCGTCGATCACCGCACACGTCGGCATCGGCCAGATCCCTGGCGGTTTCGGTCTGGACATCGACCTGCACATCAACCTGCCGGGTCTTGAACAAGCCGATGCACAAACCCTGGTCGACGCTGCCCACCAGGTCTGCCCGTACTCCAACGCCACCCGTGGCAACATCGAAGTGCGCTTGCACGTCACCGTCTAA
- a CDS encoding universal stress protein, with amino-acid sequence MIRSMLYATDLGLYAPLVMQHALALARTFNADLYVVHAVEPMGLFAESVLQSYLDEQALNEFHSQGLNTVIANIEQRVLDSFREELGEEGELDLERIQAVRVLQGDPSQVILDQAQKLSVDLLIVGSHSHGAGAETPLGRTAARVLQLSRVPVYLVPLVERRRQGDR; translated from the coding sequence ATGATTCGCTCGATGCTCTATGCCACTGACCTCGGCCTGTACGCACCTTTAGTGATGCAGCATGCCCTGGCATTGGCCCGGACATTCAATGCCGACCTGTACGTGGTGCATGCGGTGGAACCCATGGGGCTGTTCGCGGAATCGGTGCTGCAGAGTTATCTCGATGAGCAGGCGTTGAACGAGTTTCACAGTCAGGGACTGAACACGGTCATCGCCAATATCGAGCAGCGGGTACTCGACAGTTTTCGTGAAGAACTGGGGGAAGAAGGGGAGTTGGACCTGGAGCGGATTCAGGCGGTGCGCGTGCTGCAAGGCGATCCGTCGCAGGTGATTCTCGACCAGGCGCAGAAACTCTCCGTGGATTTGTTGATCGTAGGTAGTCATAGCCATGGTGCTGGCGCGGAAACGCCTTTGGGCCGGACCGCAGCGCGGGTGTTGCAGTTGTCTCGGGTCCCGGTCTATCTGGTGCCGTTGGTGGAACGACGTCGCCAAGGGGATCGCTAG
- a CDS encoding putative 2-dehydropantoate 2-reductase, which produces MMGAVAKPTIGIIGTGAIGGFYGVMLARAGFDVHFLLRSEFSAVAERGLQVDSAPHGALTLNPVQAYSNAEDMPPCDWLLVGAKTTSNADLAPAILKAAAPNAKVLLLQNGLDVEDSLRELLPDSLHVLGGLCYICVHREGPGVITHQALGAVHVGYHSGSAADDATRTAIVEEGVGLFRAAGIDSQAMANLHQARWQKLVWNIPYNGLSVLLGASTTPLMADADSRELIKALMAEVVQGAIACGHDVPPGYADHLFMVTEKMPDYWPSMYHDYLHKRPLELDAIYARPLAAAKAAGCELPRIEALYRSLGFIDRRNR; this is translated from the coding sequence ATGATGGGGGCAGTTGCCAAACCGACTATCGGGATTATCGGGACCGGTGCAATCGGCGGGTTCTACGGGGTGATGTTGGCGCGTGCGGGTTTCGATGTGCATTTTCTGTTGCGCAGCGAATTTTCTGCCGTGGCCGAACGCGGGCTGCAAGTCGACAGTGCGCCGCATGGTGCGTTGACGCTGAACCCGGTCCAGGCGTATTCGAATGCCGAAGACATGCCGCCCTGTGACTGGCTGCTGGTGGGCGCGAAAACCACCAGCAACGCGGATCTGGCCCCGGCCATCCTGAAAGCCGCCGCGCCGAATGCCAAAGTGCTGCTGTTGCAAAACGGCCTGGACGTCGAGGACAGCCTGCGCGAGTTGCTTCCCGATTCGCTGCATGTGCTCGGCGGGCTCTGCTATATCTGCGTTCATCGCGAAGGGCCTGGCGTGATCACCCATCAGGCGCTCGGCGCAGTGCATGTCGGCTACCACAGCGGTTCTGCAGCGGATGACGCGACGCGCACTGCGATTGTCGAGGAGGGCGTCGGACTGTTCCGCGCTGCGGGCATCGACTCTCAAGCCATGGCAAACCTGCATCAGGCACGCTGGCAAAAACTGGTCTGGAATATTCCCTACAACGGTCTGTCGGTGTTGCTGGGGGCGAGCACCACACCGCTGATGGCCGATGCCGACAGCCGCGAGCTGATCAAGGCGTTGATGGCCGAAGTGGTCCAGGGTGCCATCGCTTGCGGGCACGACGTTCCGCCCGGTTATGCCGACCACTTGTTTATGGTGACCGAAAAAATGCCCGACTATTGGCCGAGCATGTACCACGATTACCTGCACAAACGGCCGCTGGAACTGGACGCCATCTATGCCCGTCCGCTGGCGGCCGCGAAAGCGGCAGGGTGCGAGTTGCCGCGTATCGAGGCTTTGTATCGCAGCCTGGGTTTTATCGATCGACGTAACCGGTAA
- a CDS encoding 5'-nucleotidase: protein MAKNIDDKLVLAISSRALFDLSESHKVYLSSGVEAYRQYQIEHEDEILEPGDAFPLVQKLLNLNAHLGRARVEVILVSRNSADTGLRVFNSIDHYGLAISRAAFVGGRSPYPYLKAFGCDLFLSTHAEDVRSALDAGFAAATILSGGASRAASDELRIAFDGDAVLFSDESERVYQSGGLEAFQASEREAAREPLRGGPFKGFLAALNLLQREFPDDACPIRTALVTARSAPAHERVIRTLREWDIRLDESLFLGGLTKSAFLEAFAADVFFDDQAGHCELAREVVATGHVPHGISNEQKV from the coding sequence ATGGCGAAGAACATCGACGACAAACTGGTACTGGCGATTTCCTCGCGCGCTCTGTTCGATCTGAGCGAAAGTCATAAGGTCTACCTGTCGAGCGGCGTCGAGGCCTATCGGCAGTATCAGATCGAACACGAGGACGAAATCCTGGAACCCGGCGATGCCTTCCCTCTGGTGCAGAAACTCCTGAACCTCAATGCCCACCTGGGACGCGCCCGGGTCGAAGTGATCCTGGTCTCGCGCAACAGCGCCGACACCGGCCTGCGGGTGTTCAATTCGATCGATCACTACGGGCTGGCGATTTCCCGTGCGGCGTTCGTCGGCGGACGCAGTCCTTATCCGTACCTCAAGGCCTTTGGTTGCGACCTGTTTCTTTCGACCCACGCCGAAGACGTGCGCAGTGCGCTGGACGCAGGGTTTGCCGCAGCGACCATTCTGTCGGGAGGTGCCAGCCGCGCCGCCAGTGATGAATTGCGCATAGCCTTCGACGGTGATGCGGTGCTGTTTTCCGACGAATCGGAGCGCGTGTATCAATCCGGTGGCCTGGAAGCGTTTCAGGCCAGCGAACGTGAAGCCGCCCGCGAACCGTTGCGTGGCGGGCCGTTCAAAGGTTTCCTCGCGGCGCTCAACCTGTTGCAGCGCGAGTTCCCGGATGACGCCTGCCCGATCCGCACGGCGCTGGTGACGGCCCGTTCGGCGCCGGCCCACGAGCGCGTGATCCGCACCTTGCGTGAATGGGACATCCGCCTGGATGAATCGCTGTTCCTCGGTGGCCTGACCAAATCAGCGTTTCTCGAAGCCTTCGCCGCCGATGTGTTTTTCGATGACCAGGCCGGCCACTGCGAGTTGGCCCGGGAAGTCGTCGCCACCGGTCATGTGCCCCATGGCATAAGCAACGAGCAAAAGGTTTAA